Genomic window (Arctopsyche grandis isolate Sample6627 chromosome 5, ASM5162203v2, whole genome shotgun sequence):
aataacaaAGTCATCCAGTATGTTTTCAACATATTTTTACTCCATATATTAGAATTTATACATTTAAGAGTTTAAAAAATTAGTGCTTGTCCGACTACGTTTGAATAATGATAAATTCAATTTAGATTCATACAATAAATAACACTGtctgttttttaattaatcggAATAGTTGGAGGAGGCACCGGCTTAGTGAATTCGTGATCCCCCAAAATATCATTGTAATAAGCAAAGGCTCTGTGGGGTTTCAACAGCCAAGGGACAATGTCTTCCATTTGCGTTAAGGTAACTCCAAGATCGTCCAAAGTCGGCACTCCAGGCGTTACATCATCACTAGTCGCTTCCTATAATTCAACAAAAGTTAATAACATTTCCTCTCAATAATGTACacatgtaatttttcaattacccTTTCAATTCCTTCCCAATGCAAATAACCAATAGGATACGCTGGAGATAGTACATCATTTAAAGACACCCTAATTTGGAAAAATGGATCGTAGCGCATGTCGTATCGCACATAGCCCCATTCAGAATCCCTACGCATGGTCACGAAGAACCAATCTACGAGATCGTCCAGCTTGTACCGTTTCGGTCTGAAAATATTCAATCATATCGAATTATTTTCACATACGAGCATATTACATCGCTGTTCAACACGACTTACCCAACGGCCAGGTAGGTTTTGCCGATGGTATCGGATTCTTTAGCAGCATTTACTAGACCCTGCGCAACATCAGATACGTACACGGGCTGTTTTTGAGTATCCTCACCGTTATGCCACAGTGGCATGAAGTGGAACTGTCTACGCACAGGACTTGCGAACGCTCTAATAaagaaatcaaattaaattatatacatatatatatatatatatatattcataaatatgcactcattaaaatagtaaaataatataaatactctATGAATCGATCGGCAGTGCCATAAATATCTGACGCTTTAAGAATAGTCACATCGGGAAATTCATTTCGTATCGCTTGCTCCCCCCGccattttgagattttaaaaccACTAGGTTTTTTCATTGCAAGTGGTTCGGGATCCTCGGCAGAATTGAGATAAGAAAGGTGAATCAATCTCTCGACGCCAGCTTTTTTGCACGCtctaaaaaaatacgattttcaGTACAAAAAATTCCTaaaatgtgaccaacccatgactttatctatatatttgaggaatataaaagggtcacaaaacaaaattcgataattaaacatacatacacattcacacatacaagttatgagagcattttcgaagcaaattaagcgcaaatgtagggaaacttagacaagacaaaagttctatttccgattgtcggattttgttcgaatattttttattacttaaaatcactataatcattatacacattaaatatcaagaaaataaaaataatttaaaaggtcaaaaaaaaataatgaaatattgttttaaaaaaattgactacttccggtttacgaattctgtccaaaaccttatcagctctaagttagtacataaagaatacaaatatcaattttcagcttgatacgttcaggggtgtggaaaaaatcgtgtggttacaacatttttgacttttctaagtggaaaaaaatcccacttccggtttattaaatttagtgattttttttttattttcatcacattgatacaagaatcatacttgaattttttcgtgaagaccagacatgtttaaggggtcgaaaaaaatagtggaagaaaaatcgaacaagaataaactgccacttccaatTGAcgtatgcttaccaaattttatacataacttggtattaagcttaaacttctagatatgaaatttcagttcaataaatcaaaaggttactgagaaaaacaaaaaaaaaccttgattctctagagtaaaagtactacttcctcttcaggtaaaaatattaggtattaaaatctatattttctattacatgtaaaaaaaattcagtctgattcggttagcagtttgggagataattgaattcaaaaacttaaaaaaaagagaacatctATAAGGGgatgtaccatttccggtcaacttaaaattttttatcgtatcaataagaatttcagtaaccgatactaagtttcagttcgataggattaatggtgttcaaaaaccGTAAGTTTTTGTGAAacggaggtttgtaaaaatccctaaaatacaaACAGACACattatcagtgatcgattttgagttcgaattttcgcatgatcacaaaaacttcatccattgttactacacacatagataaagtaaaaatatttataatccaaaaaaatacatattttataccttGCAATTGTAACAGCGCTCTTGACGTGAACATCGTCGTAGCTAAAATTTTTGGTCTCATAATCGCGACCAATAAGGTTGAATACGACGTTTGAGTATTTGACTGCCCTTTCGACACTCTCCTGATCTCTGATGTCGAACTGCTGGAAGAGTACCTGACCCAAATCTCCGACGCCCTTCAGACGCATGCAGTCATAATGGTCACATCTGTATGGCAAGATTAGCTGCAATTTCACATTGAAATATTTAGATATGAACTACAATCAGTTATATCGCGTAATAGGGAACATTACTTGTGTTCCGATTTTTCCCAGCCTGTTGCATAAGGTTCGGCCGACCAAACCGGTACATCCGAACACAGTAGCCACAACGCCGTTGAAACTGGACCGACCACCCGTACCCCTCTTCCAAGCAgatacatttattttctttaCATCTGTACTATAACTGGAGTTTTGCACGTAGACGACACTACAACTTCCGACTTGATTCTCTAAAATATCACGATTTATTACTTCACATAAAAAGTTCCAGAATTACTTTAAAATACGATTATATAGAATGAATACactgttgtttattttaaatactctcattaaaaacaatatttatatattcatctAGGTAGACTTTTAAGAATTTGTTAAGTTACCATAACCTTATATTTAATCATCACACATTTAAAGTATCGAAAATAAGTAACGTATTTGAAGACGTCGAGGTTCAAAAAAAAACAGTTGAGGGTTCCATATATATCAGGATGAACGTTTTGCTACATTATGTAACTGGTAGTGGAAGGATGGAAGTACGTAGTGGAGGGTGTGGAATTGAATAGGAGTGTGATTGAAATGAAGAGATGAAGACGAGACCTATGGCACGGCGCAAAGGCGCCCGCAGCACCGACACCGAGGTGAACATGCCAGCACCAGACATCCTTCACTGACGCACTGACAGCTGATACAGGATGTCAATAGCTGGCCTAAGTGCTCTTAGCGCGCTAATTTGCGTCCATGCGCtctttcaaaatcaaatatactgCACAATTTTTctaaggttcggtgattactggtcacaaattactcatcacaaagtcactaaaatctctataacggaacatctggcagccgaaaagtccatcatactaacgaaaactatcatagtaacgagaacttgagtgccaaatattgtgtattcgcgattttcatggcaaaaattgtctttgtgaccaccccaatgtgacgaatagtccaattacctttTTCTAATTCAtatggtattttatattatagaatataAAGAAGGAAATCTATAACAAAACacacaataataaattttcaaagtaGATACCAAGGTAAAAATTTGGTAATACCCAATCCATTGATGATCTGAATTCGAAAAATGAATGTTTTCGACGGTAATTGTTCGTCTTTATTATTTGTCACATTGCTGTGGTCACAAGGTTCGgttattactagtcaaatgtgaaccggtcgctctagatcggtcacatgtgatcacccgtcacact
Coding sequences:
- the ND-39 gene encoding NADH:ubiquinone oxidoreductase subunit 39; the protein is MSGAGMFTSVSVLRAPLRRAIENQVGSCSVVYVQNSSYSTDVKKINVSAWKRGTGGRSSFNGVVATVFGCTGLVGRTLCNRLGKIGTQLILPYRCDHYDCMRLKGVGDLGQVLFQQFDIRDQESVERAVKYSNVVFNLIGRDYETKNFSYDDVHVKSAVTIARACKKAGVERLIHLSYLNSAEDPEPLAMKKPSGFKISKWRGEQAIRNEFPDVTILKASDIYGTADRFIEAFASPVRRQFHFMPLWHNGEDTQKQPVYVSDVAQGLVNAAKESDTIGKTYLAVGPKRYKLDDLVDWFFVTMRRDSEWGYVRYDMRYDPFFQIRVSLNDVLSPAYPIGYLHWEGIEREATSDDVTPGVPTLDDLGVTLTQMEDIVPWLLKPHRAFAYYNDILGDHEFTKPVPPPTIPIN